ATCAACTTACACAATTGAACAGCAAGCGGGAGCTTTATCCTGAAAAACTTCAACACAATTTCCCTGTCGGTTTAAGCTTAATATTAAGCCCGATTGAAGCTTTATAAAGTAACCAGGTTGTTTTTTATGGCATACATGGCCAGCCCTACCCGCGTTTTAAGTTCCAGTTTTTCGCAAAGTATATCGCGGTAACCCTCTGCAGTGCGTACGCTCACAAATAGTTTGTCGGCTATTTCCTTGTAAGTAAACTCGGTGCAGGTAAGTTTTAAAAATTCAATCTCCCTGTCGGATAATTTTGCAAAAAGGCCGGCGCTGTTTTTTGCTTCGGTTAATTGCATTACCGAGTTCATGACTTTGCGTGTTACCAGTTCATTGTAAAAGTATCCCCGGGTGGTTAGTTCATCAAAAGCCAGCTTTAATTCGGCGGGGTCGGCATCTTTTAGTACATATCCCTTTGCGCCGCTTTTAATCATTTTAATAATCGCCGCTTCGGCATCCATCGTACTAAGTGCAAGTGTTTTTATTGCAGGATAATTGGCCCGTAGCCAGGCCGTGGTGGCATATCCATCCATAACAGGCATGTTTATATCCATTAAAACAATATCTGGCAGGTTGCCCGGTTTTAATTGTGCTATAAAATCCTTGCCGTTTGAGGCATCACATGAAACATGATAGTTTGCAAAAAGATTGATCAAAACCGTAAGGCTTTTTCTGAAAAGCGCATGGTCATCAACTATTGCTATTTTTATTTTTTCACTCATAAGGTGTAATAATGGTAATTGTTGTCCCTATATCTGCCCCGCTCTCAATTATGGCTTTACCACCTATAATTGCCGCGCGCTTTACAATATTTTGCAGGCCAAGCCCATGCTGTTTACAGGTTGATGATTGGCTGTCAAATCCTTTTCCGTTATCGGTTATTTCAATTTTCAAATTATCAGT
The genomic region above belongs to Mucilaginibacter sp. KACC 22773 and contains:
- a CDS encoding response regulator transcription factor, translating into MSEKIKIAIVDDHALFRKSLTVLINLFANYHVSCDASNGKDFIAQLKPGNLPDIVLMDINMPVMDGYATTAWLRANYPAIKTLALSTMDAEAAIIKMIKSGAKGYVLKDADPAELKLAFDELTTRGYFYNELVTRKVMNSVMQLTEAKNSAGLFAKLSDREIEFLKLTCTEFTYKEIADKLFVSVRTAEGYRDILCEKLELKTRVGLAMYAIKNNLVTL